tttttttaaagaaaagcaaattttttgtccattaaaataacataaaattgatcagaaatacggtgtagacattgttcatgttgtaaatgactattgtagttggaaacggcctatttttttatggaatatccacataggcccattatcagccaccatcactcctgtgttccaatggcatgttatgttagctaatccaagtttataattttaaaaggttaatttatcatgtttctcaaactagacactaatgtacttgtcctcttgctcagttgtgcaccggggcctattctggttagagccagtttgcgctgttctatgaagggagtagtacacacagcgttgtacaagatcttcaatttcttggcaatttctcacatggaatagccttcatttcttagaacaagaatagactaaagagtttcagaagaaagttctttgtttctggccattatgagcctgtaatcgaacacacacatgctgatgctctagatactcaactagtctaaagaacgccagttttattgcttctttaaatcagaacaacagttttcagctgtgctaacataactgcaaaagggtttactaatgataaattagccttctaaaatgataaacttggattagctaacacaacatgccattggaacacaggagtgatggttgctgataatgggcctctgtacacctatgtagatattccattaaaaatcagccgtttccagctacaatagtcatttacaacaatgtctacactatatttctcatcaatttgatgttattttaatggaccaaatggtttgcttttctttcaaaaacaaagaaatttctatgtgaccccaaacttttgaacatttaagtcatttagcagacgctcttatccagagcgacttacaaattggtgcattcaccttatgacatccagtggaacagccacggTAGTGTATATTGTAAAAACAACTAGCTGGAGCCGTCTGAGCGGTTGGCTATGAACACCCTTACCCACTAGTATATAATGCTGATAATTGGTTCTGACTCGCTACAGGCTGTCCAGCAAGAACAGTACGAATGCTTCTTAGTCTACGACTTTTATCTTCACCACCACACACTAtagtattcacacacacacagagaaatcttCAGTTTACAGAGGATGGACTTGTGGTTTTCTTGGATGCATTGTACCCACAATTTTACTAAAATAAACACACATAACTTGGTCGGCAGCCAAACGTGCATCTTCATCTGCCGACAACGATAGCCACTCTGACCTGGAGTGGGTTGGGTCAGAGTCCAAATTTGCATTCGGGCACTCTAATTGGTGTAAACCAAGAGGCTGTGACAGACAGCTGAGAAGGGGGGAAAATCACCCCAATAGGACTGTGGGGAGTCAGACATggcctgttttctctctctcacacatacacacacgcccaTTCAAAACACAGTACGGGACTTGCAACAGGAGGTAGTAAATACTAGTACTTTCATACCGTATTGGCAActtgttctcattctgagaaataagcatCTTCTTATCCATGTAGGTAGGccacaaagtggacaggctagcatTTTGTTCAAACAGTAGGAGACTGACAGGAGAGTGTGTTCATAACAGTTAAACTGTTCGAACTTGTTAGCAAGCAAATAGATTCAAGATGGCTAGACTttaaatataaagattagctaactactcattattagtggatgtgcattgtgtatggttctggttattttttttacaaaaagggcattttcataCAGACAGACTtaaaagccagatcagtgattattgcaaaaaagCAAGTTAAACTGCTATAATATAATTATTAGTGGGTTGTGGAAGGCTTACATTTAGCCTTGGTATAATCTTACAAGCCatgaattcattagattattcaTGACTGTTTAAaatgtttgaaatgcagtgtactGACCTTTAAATGGTGcaacaaagcttatttagagaaaaatatatttttaatatatattgTGAATCGCCCATAAGTTACAAAACAAATCGACATATGATTTTTAGGTCATTTCGCCCAACCCTACCTGAGAGCAGCAGAAAAATATCATTACCATGATTACAGAGAATACAAGTGAAAGAGTTTAGTGGGTTACGTTTATGACTGACACAATGTTTAAGAAATCACAAAGACCAAGCACTCACATCTCTGAGGGACACTCTAGCAGGGTAGATGATATCGGAGCCATCCCGGCGGAACACAGGATGGGGTTTGTCTTTGACCACAAACACCACGTCAGCAGGAATGTTAGTGGGCGTCTCATCTCCCTCCCTGGGGAAGGTGATCTTGGTCCCTTCCTTCCAGCCTCGCTTGATGTCCACTGTCAGGATCTTGTCCTCACTGCGCATGCTGCAGCCGTCCGGGTTCAGCCGCTTCCTGGAGATCTTCATCTTCTTGGTGCAGCCGGAGAACACCTCCTCCAGGCTCACCTTCAGCTCGTGCACCACCGGAGAATCTTTCTTTTTCTCACGGCCCACGTGGGGACCCCCTGGTCGGGATTTGAAGGACCTCTGGTGTTGGTGGAACCCTCCCATTCCACCCGGCAtaccccccatccctcccatACCAAATGCAGCAAAGGGGTCATCAGTGTCCATGTCATCGTCCCCGTTGCGTGCGAAGAACTGGTCGAATGGGCTGCGGCCGCCAAAAAACTCCGTAAACATGGCGTGAGGATCTCCATGGAAggtgtagttgtagttgttgggGCCATTGGGACCACCACCCCCGCCGGCTGTGTGCCCCTTCAGGCCTGTAAGAGTGAACACAACATCAAAATTGCTATTTTAGAACACAAGAACAAAcatcaaaatgtttattttaaatCCCTTTGAATCACTTATTCACAACACACTTTCAACACTTCCAGACATACCATCTCTCTAAATAAATAATGCTAAAGCATGTTACATTTCCACCTGTGTTTTCAGGGGTCACTGTGACAGAGCAGTGTTTCTGAAAAGGTGTTCTGCAATGTGTTACAGACCATGAGCGGACGTGACAGAAGGAAGGAATTAACGTTGTGATGTTAACAAACTAGCCCCACTGACAGTTTGAACTCAGAATAAGCAGGAAAGTTCCAGCAAGTTCGAGAGAATTGTAGTGCCTCTGACTGTTTCCGGCGCTcagttgcttccaatgtaataaCTACAATAGTTTCTAGGGCTACACTCAAAGAAAAACACAAACAGTAACATTTAAATTATAACGTTCGCTAGAAGTTGTCAAAAACAACGGCCACGGCTGATACAGCTAGTAACGTTACATAGTTGGCAAACCTGACAACGTCGATTGCGCAAAACAGTTTAGATTACAATGGTGCACCTCACTGTGGAACCAAAAGTTGATGCGTTACCTTCTTCTCCATATCGGTCATATATATCCTTTTTCTTTGCGTCGCTGAGGACATCATAGGCCTCGGCGATCTCTTTGAATTTATCCTCAGCTCCAGTGGACTTGTTTTTATCAGGGTGATATCGCAGGGCCTGCTTTCGATACGCCTTCTTTATCTCGTCCTCAGAGGCGCCTTTCTGTATACCCAACACTTTATAATAGTCTTTACCCATTACAAGTATCTGTCAAGTAACGCTTGATATTCAAAAAAGCATCGTCAATTCACCAGTTAATCTTATATCAAAGGCTGTCAACCAACCACACTGAAATGTAGTGTTTGAAGCTGGCTAGCTACTTAACCGGTTGACAGCTGCAAGCTAGTTACAAATCCGACCCTCCACGATTTTGTTTGAGCTATTAAACTATGGAGTTAAATAAATATATCCCACTCTCTGCTGAATAAACCAATTTATGAGCTGAGATATCGTGGCTACTCAAAATACGCTTTTCACCATGTCGCTAGCTAGCCACCATGTAAGAAACTTCCAGAACTACTGGTGCTGATACTGCTGTGACTATCGCATTTCCACATTGACTGAAATCTCCGCCCCTTCTACGTCATGCTTTCAAAATGGTCTGTGCTTTCAAGATCTTTGGGACGTCCCTTtcccattgaagttgaaatgtatGAATGATTAAAATTCGGGTTAGGGTAGCCTCGTCGAGAACCAGGCGTGACAACGGGTTATGCTTGGCGTtggggtttagggtagggacgccCCAAGGATTCCGAATATCACTAACCCTGTCAAAATCAAGAACTACGATTTACGCCCCACTCCCTGGCAGCAGTTGCTTGCACATATAAGAAGGGATAAACTGCATGTTCAGGGATGGACAACTAGTGGCCCAACCAAATTTTGCTTAGTGCCCCCAAAAGGGTCACCCCATACAGAACCAATCAGTCGATATAAACGAGAACAGTCATCAGAAATCACGCGATATGAATCGGACATTAGGGCGCCGCCTGACCCACTGGTTGCAATTGTATCGGGTAAAAGGGTAGGGCCgactctgactgcatgtgtgggttaCGATGTAGGTACACAGACCCGCGAGCCACTGCAgaccctcatgatgagttcatattttttgtggcccccaccccaatTAAAGTTGCCCATCACTGATGTAGATAATCATTTCATCACATTGTGGGTATCTGTGCCAAAGCTTTATAAATTATTTAATTAGCTAAAATAATATGAATGCATATTGTGACAAGACTATTGATATGTTGCATATCAAATGGACACACGGTAGAATCATATAATAGTGTTCCTCTTGCTACGCCTAATTACATATCTTACATATCCTACATATCTGTCATGATATGGAAAGATATTGGCTTTAAAATTACTACATGTCAGGACTTCTTGAAAATAAAGAAGAGATAATTTGCAAAGTAAAGTGATAATAACGCTGACTACCACAGAGGGGCAGCATTGCAGCTTCTTAAATCACGGAAACTGTAACATTATTCTCACGCTTCACTGGAGAGCCCCATAGCATGATAACCTGATATGCTCCAGTATCAGTTTGGATTCCAGGCTAATAATACGAGCCCACCGTACCATAACATCTGTTGCTAATCACAACGTCCAAAAAAACAAACTTGAACATGATGTTAAATTGAGATTATGAGAGAGccatttgtttaaataaattgaATTAGCTGGCGGCAACATGATAGGACAACTTTTCCAACTCCTGTCCAGGTTTTCCAACTCCTGTCCACTCCAACACAGAGACTGCTTTTCTGCACATAATCAACAAAATCAGCAATCTCCTTTGAACAAATCATTGTTAACATGACAgcagattttaaaaaatatatatattttaaacctttatttaactaagcaagtcagttaagaacaaattcttatttacagcctaccacggccaaaccctaacccggacaacgctgagccaattgtgcgccacactatgggactcacaatcacggccggttgtgatacagcctggaatcgaaccagggtttgtagtgatgcctctagcactgagatgcagttccttagactgcTGAGCTACTCAGCTAATATGTTACAACATCTTAATTCATGCATATACATCAGAAAAGCTTACTGTGTTCTTGTACCACTTTGTGCTCCTGTCTGATGTGCGTTGCTGGGTGGTCTAACCTGATTGTAAATATAGAACACAGATCTGCTGCCTGTGTGTGTTGAGATGCTCCTTTTAGTCAAATATGAAGGACATGATCCCTGTCTGAAGGATATCTTGGGCAACATCTCCAAGCCCCCCAACTGACAGCCAGCACCTCACAGCTCTGAGAGCACTACAGCTGAAAGCTCTCACTCCATTGGAAAATGACAGGACAGTATTAGGCCTTAATGTTTGTTCATGGTATTGGGAGAATACACACACTCTAAAATAAAcatgtgtttgtttttgtttgttctcGAGGTCAGAGTGGTAGAAAAACAATGGCACAGGTGGCCTGGGGGAGGGGCAAGTGTCGGTATGCAGAGGCCTGGCTGTCCACATGGATAAGGCCTATAGGAGGGTCGGTGTGAGACAGTGTGACGGAGTGAGGAGCAGAGCTCAGCAGAGATGTGTCTCttctgagagcagagagagggatctGTTTCTGAGTAGGGTTGTGTGTGGCTGACCAAGGTTACTGAGCTactgcagaacagagcagagcaaatCGGGCTTCTTATATTTAGCCTTGCGACGTGCGCGCTACGGATTATGTCTTGGGCGTCTCGGGTTTCGCCTTCAGTACGTTTGTGGGTGTGGAGGGGGTCCGGTAACTGGTGGAAGGCCTCTCTTCAGGTGAGGAGGTGGTGGGTTACTGACATTTAACCCCCTCTCATTTTACGAACATCTCACaggcaacctctctctctctctctcccaccctcttgaTTTCTTTACCTCTTTCTCACACCCTCACACAGGAAAAGGCTGTTTACGGTGACATAGTCGTTTCCCATTCTGGAAGGCTATTTGGAGGGTACAGATAGTAAGAAAAACAGTCGCAGAGGACATAGCAGTGTTAGACTACAGCTTCTAATCTGATACAAGTAGAGAACACTAACTGGGTTTTTGCAAACCATTGGAGGGACCTCATTTTAGTGTGGAGGCACATTGAGGTCATAGTTCAAAAGGAGTCATGGATACACTGGCTTTAGAGGCGAAGGCAACTGGGCAAGAAAAGAAAAGTTCAGCCCCAAGACCAAGACCTAAACCACCCAAAAAGGCCAAAAGGATTGTTTACTTTGAGGTAGAAATCGTGGATGCCAAGACAAAGGAGAAGCTACTACTCTTGGacaaagtgagtgtgtgtgggtgtgtgtgtgtgtgtgtgtgtgtgtgtgtgtgtgcgtgcatgcgcgcGAGCGCGTGTGTGGCTGGCTGTGTCACTGTGTCTCATCAGTCACTGTGCACGTTCAGTATTGTATTTGATACGGTACACTGAGCAAAATTACATTTCAAAGTTTGAAATCATCAGTTGAGGTCTAATTACAGTTCTAGTAAAATCAATAGTACTGTCTGAAGTCAGAGGACACTTGTTTGCTTTAGCTCAAGAAGTTACAGAGTCATCCCTTTGACCGGACAGCCGGCTAATTTACAGTTCACAGACGCTATGGCTGATTCTACAGAGGTTGTGTTGCAGTTAGGAGGTGAAAATTCCCCCTGATCTTATAGGAATCTTCTGGGCGAGTTATGAGTTATGTGTCAGCTCAGTGTCCTGAAGCCAGTGGGTGTCTTGAAGCCAACAGCAAGCACCATGTGTTTAGTGGCTTTTATGAATGTGAACATTTGTGTTGCAATGATAATTAATTACAGTTGAAATGCTGCATCATAGTCTCACAATTTCTTCAAGATATTTATTATGAGAACAGATATAGTTTCCTGTAACTGTAGGCTTTTATAATTTGCCTTGGCTGTCTTAGCAGTGGGAATACATATGTTCGTGTTATaacatatgtacagtatgtggtatGGTACTAATTTCACAACTTGAAAACAAATATCAAACTTTAGTCAATAAATCTATCTGGGATACATTTATTAGACCCATGGCAGTAACACTAACAGTATGTTGGCCTATGATTGATTGTCTTTCTGAACAGGTTGAGCCAACTTCTACTATTTTGGATATTAAGGCTTTGTTCCACAAATCAAGTGAGTATATGACAAAGTCCAGTTAAAATGTAGTCATTTagcggacgctcttatccagatcaACTTTCAGTCAGTGATGTAACAACAtgaaatgtaaaacatttttgtAACATGATCTACTCTACACCGGGGATGGGCAACTTCGAGGGGGGTGGGTGCCACAAAGAATCTGAACTCATCAAGAGGGGCCGTAGTTGCTCTTGACAGCGGAGAGAATATATTTAAGTTTTAGAGATCTATTTGTACAATTCTACACAATTTGCCATGGGGCGTAAtggaaatgttgcagtttta
The sequence above is a segment of the Salvelinus alpinus chromosome 1, SLU_Salpinus.1, whole genome shotgun sequence genome. Coding sequences within it:
- the LOC139574297 gene encoding dnaJ homolog subfamily B member 1-like isoform X1, coding for MGKDYYKVLGIQKGASEDEIKKAYRKQALRYHPDKNKSTGAEDKFKEIAEAYDVLSDAKKKDIYDRYGEEGLKGHTAGGGGGPNGPNNYNYTFHGDPHAMFTEFFGGRSPFDQFFARNGDDDMDTDDPFAAFGMGGMGGMPGGMGGFHQHQRSFKSRPGGPHVGREKKKDSPVVHELKVSLEEVFSGCTKKMKISRKRLNPDGCSMRSEDKILTVDIKRGWKEGTKITFPREGDETPTNIPADVVFVVKDKPHPVFRRDGSDIIYPARVSLRDALCGCTVSAPTLDGRTVTVTSRDVVKPGMKKRIVGEGLPLSKCPEKRGDMVLEFVVKFPENLGQSARDALTQILPP
- the LOC139574297 gene encoding dnaJ homolog subfamily B member 1-like isoform X2, whose translation is MFTEFFGGRSPFDQFFARNGDDDMDTDDPFAAFGMGGMGGMPGGMGGFHQHQRSFKSRPGGPHVGREKKKDSPVVHELKVSLEEVFSGCTKKMKISRKRLNPDGCSMRSEDKILTVDIKRGWKEGTKITFPREGDETPTNIPADVVFVVKDKPHPVFRRDGSDIIYPARVSLRDALCGCTVSAPTLDGRTVTVTSRDVVKPGMKKRIVGEGLPLSKCPEKRGDMVLEFVVKFPENLGQSARDALTQILPP